The Thalassotalea psychrophila genome window below encodes:
- a CDS encoding Y-family DNA polymerase: MYALVDAVSYYASAEKVFDPSIRNKPVVVLTNNDGCICAVCPIARRLGVPKFKPYFQIKHFLAKHQVVIRSSNYELYADLSDKMMSVIARFCDNQYVYSIDESFLQFKNYNSLIKDWHQYGDEIRRTVWQETRLPVGVGFGTTPTLAKAANHAAKKLPGFNGVAVINDDKSRKEILSRMSVTDVWGIGSRLGKRLNVLGINTAWELASRSPKTMRQQFSVMVERTINELNGVACLTWDDVRQPKKEIYSTRSFGQRVTEFHSLKTALITHGAIVGRKVRQQHSLVKRLLIFAASSPHDDNYYKKSVVYDFPVATDNTINIALAITQVFNQIYMPNVHFYRCGVGAIELTSSEFTQHDMFSISGNNPELMNCYDGINNRYGNDTVKLAAEGRAEKWHMRREFLSPSFTSKWRDIPKIIC; the protein is encoded by the coding sequence ATGTATGCTTTAGTTGATGCTGTTTCTTACTACGCCTCAGCAGAAAAGGTATTCGACCCATCGATAAGAAATAAGCCTGTTGTAGTACTAACCAATAACGACGGCTGCATTTGTGCGGTTTGCCCCATTGCCAGAAGACTCGGTGTACCAAAGTTTAAACCTTACTTTCAAATCAAACATTTTTTAGCTAAGCACCAAGTCGTTATACGTTCTTCTAACTATGAATTGTACGCTGATCTTAGTGACAAAATGATGAGTGTAATTGCACGATTTTGTGATAACCAATACGTCTATTCTATCGATGAGTCATTCCTACAATTTAAAAATTACAATAGCCTGATTAAAGATTGGCATCAATACGGCGATGAAATAAGACGTACCGTCTGGCAGGAAACACGTCTCCCCGTTGGTGTGGGGTTTGGTACAACACCAACCTTAGCAAAGGCGGCTAATCATGCAGCTAAAAAATTACCCGGCTTTAATGGAGTTGCAGTTATTAATGATGATAAATCACGTAAAGAAATATTATCAAGAATGTCAGTAACTGATGTATGGGGGATCGGTTCACGATTAGGTAAAAGGTTAAATGTACTTGGTATTAACACTGCTTGGGAACTAGCCAGCCGATCACCTAAAACAATGCGACAACAATTTAGTGTCATGGTTGAGCGTACCATTAACGAATTAAACGGTGTGGCGTGCTTAACATGGGATGATGTCAGGCAACCCAAAAAGGAAATATACTCTACTCGAAGCTTTGGTCAACGAGTAACTGAATTCCATTCATTAAAAACCGCTTTAATTACTCACGGCGCTATTGTAGGACGTAAAGTTAGGCAGCAGCATTCATTAGTGAAACGCTTACTTATTTTCGCAGCAAGTTCACCACACGACGATAATTACTACAAAAAATCTGTTGTATATGATTTTCCCGTAGCAACTGACAATACCATCAACATTGCATTGGCTATTACTCAGGTATTTAATCAAATCTATATGCCAAATGTTCATTTTTACCGATGTGGGGTTGGCGCGATAGAACTCACTAGCAGTGAGTTTACTCAACATGATATGTTTTCAATCAGTGGTAACAACCCTGAACTAATGAATTGTTATGATGGTATTAATAATCGTTATGGCAATGACACCGTGAAACTTGCTGCAGAAGGTCGGGCAGAAAAGTGGCACATGCGACGTGAATTCTTATCGCCAAGCTTTACCAGTAAATGGCGTGATATCCCGAAAATAATTTGTTAA
- a CDS encoding DUF2062 domain-containing protein yields the protein MPKKMIKRWLPDHHTIKTNKHLQIFGDVLHDANLWHLNRRSVSKAFAVGLFFAFVPVPFQMMLAAGMAILVHANLPLSVALVWLSNPITIPPIFYACYKLGTVIMNVPPQDFAFELSVEWLTTSLSAVAGPFLLGCAVCAVFFSIVGYFTINGIWRYSVASNWKKRKHR from the coding sequence ATGCCAAAGAAAATGATCAAACGATGGTTACCCGATCATCACACCATCAAAACCAATAAACACCTACAAATATTTGGTGATGTGTTGCATGATGCCAATTTATGGCACCTTAATCGTCGTTCAGTATCTAAAGCATTTGCTGTTGGATTATTCTTTGCTTTTGTTCCAGTTCCTTTTCAAATGATGTTGGCGGCAGGAATGGCAATATTGGTTCATGCAAACTTGCCACTTTCGGTTGCTCTGGTTTGGCTTAGCAACCCAATTACGATCCCACCAATTTTTTATGCATGTTATAAACTAGGCACAGTAATAATGAATGTGCCGCCGCAAGATTTCGCTTTTGAGTTAAGTGTAGAATGGCTAACAACTAGCTTGTCAGCAGTAGCTGGCCCTTTCCTATTAGGTTGTGCCGTTTGTGCAGTATTTTTCTCTATAGTTGGTTACTTTACCATTAATGGCATTTGGCGTTACTCAGTAGCAAGCAATTGGAAAAAACGTAAGCATAGATAA
- a CDS encoding Trm112 family protein, producing the protein MAFDSNLIGILACPVCKGKLDINKDKSELICKFDHLAYPIEKDIPVLLETEARKLSEEERS; encoded by the coding sequence ATGGCTTTTGATAGTAACCTTATTGGCATTCTTGCCTGTCCTGTATGTAAAGGCAAACTTGATATTAATAAAGACAAATCTGAATTGATTTGTAAGTTTGACCATTTAGCCTATCCAATTGAAAAAGATATTCCTGTTTTGTTAGAAACTGAAGCTAGAAAATTATCTGAAGAAGAGCGTAGCTAA
- the msbA gene encoding lipid A export permease/ATP-binding protein MsbA, giving the protein MQEQKDATTWQNFKRLFSYTKGLRFGLAAAIVGMLGYAGIDTLVFSQLQPLIDDGLTNSNPDILKYAPIFVIVAFVIRGTSHFVATYCLAWMGNHVVMRLRQKLFEHIVAMPVPFHDKESTGTLISKITYDTEQLLKAISKALLTLIREGAFVIGLIGLMFYNSWQLSSIFLLIIPIVACIVVVVSKRFRAVSKRIQKMMGIVTSATEQTFNGHKVVLSFGGQEREFERFAKINNQNRQQRMKMVAAKATSVPVIQIIASFALAFVLYAASREDFVGELSPGTFTTVVTSMIMMLRPLKLLTTVNSEFQRGMAAAQSVFDVLDQKVEQDTGTLGLETAQGIIEFDDVTFNYPGSEKPALKNVSFKLEPGKTLALVGRSGSGKSTLSSLLLRFYNSNHGQVLIDGENIRDYKLKDLRNQFAFVSQQVVLFNDSVANNIAYGNPQASRDEIIAAAKAAHVMEFVENLPDGLDTNIGDNGSMLSGGQRQRLAIARALLCDAPFLILDEATSALDTESERHIQDALNVLQQNRTCVVIAHRLSTIENADSIIVMDQGCLLEQGNHQELLDKNGAYAQLHAFQFGE; this is encoded by the coding sequence ATGCAAGAGCAAAAGGATGCCACTACCTGGCAGAATTTTAAACGACTTTTTAGTTATACCAAAGGTTTACGCTTCGGCTTGGCTGCCGCTATTGTAGGCATGTTAGGTTATGCTGGCATTGACACTTTAGTGTTTTCACAACTTCAGCCTCTCATTGATGACGGCTTAACAAATTCAAATCCCGATATCCTAAAGTATGCACCTATATTTGTTATTGTTGCCTTTGTAATTCGTGGTACCTCTCATTTTGTCGCAACATATTGCTTAGCTTGGATGGGTAATCATGTGGTGATGCGCTTAAGACAAAAACTATTTGAGCACATTGTTGCAATGCCGGTACCATTTCATGATAAAGAATCCACTGGTACATTAATTTCAAAAATTACCTACGATACTGAACAGTTATTAAAAGCAATCTCAAAAGCATTATTAACCTTAATTCGCGAAGGTGCATTTGTTATTGGCTTGATCGGTTTGATGTTTTATAACAGTTGGCAATTATCTTCAATTTTCTTACTTATAATCCCAATTGTGGCTTGCATTGTCGTTGTTGTTTCTAAACGTTTTAGAGCCGTAAGTAAACGCATTCAAAAGATGATGGGAATAGTTACTAGTGCAACGGAGCAAACTTTTAATGGCCACAAAGTTGTTCTGTCATTTGGTGGGCAAGAACGCGAATTTGAACGATTTGCGAAAATAAATAATCAAAATCGCCAGCAACGAATGAAAATGGTTGCAGCTAAAGCAACCAGTGTTCCTGTTATTCAAATCATTGCCTCATTTGCACTTGCTTTTGTGTTATATGCGGCTAGCCGAGAAGATTTTGTTGGTGAGTTATCACCGGGTACGTTTACCACAGTCGTCACGAGTATGATCATGATGCTAAGGCCGCTTAAACTATTAACAACAGTAAATAGCGAATTTCAACGAGGTATGGCTGCTGCGCAAAGTGTTTTTGATGTATTAGATCAAAAAGTAGAGCAAGACACCGGCACACTTGGGCTTGAAACTGCACAAGGTATAATTGAATTTGATGATGTTACTTTTAACTATCCAGGCAGTGAAAAACCCGCACTTAAAAATGTCAGTTTTAAGTTAGAACCTGGAAAAACGTTAGCCCTAGTTGGTCGCTCAGGTAGCGGTAAATCAACCCTTAGCTCTTTGTTGTTACGTTTTTACAATAGTAATCATGGCCAAGTGTTGATTGACGGTGAAAATATTCGTGATTACAAACTGAAAGACTTAAGAAATCAATTCGCATTTGTTTCCCAGCAGGTTGTGCTTTTTAACGATAGTGTGGCCAATAATATCGCTTACGGAAACCCACAAGCGAGTAGAGATGAAATCATTGCGGCAGCCAAAGCAGCCCATGTGATGGAATTTGTAGAAAACTTACCCGATGGTTTAGACACTAATATTGGTGATAATGGCTCTATGCTCAGTGGCGGACAACGTCAGCGCTTAGCTATTGCTCGAGCCTTATTATGCGATGCTCCTTTTTTAATACTCGACGAAGCTACCAGTGCTTTAGATACTGAATCTGAGCGTCACATACAAGATGCATTGAATGTTTTACAACAAAATCGAACTTGTGTTGTAATTGCCCATCGTTTATCCACCATAGAAAATGCCGATTCTATAATCGTAATGGACCAAGGGTGCTTGCTAGAGCAGGGCAATCATCAAGAATTGCTAGATAAAAACGGTGCCTACGCACAATTGCATGCATTTCAATTTGGTGAATAG
- a CDS encoding LexA family protein: protein MKIIPIYIEAGISGFESPAAEYKELGLSLDQLLISNPDATFIGLAKGQSMIEAGIFDGDLLLVDRAEAPQDGDVIVANYNGCFTCKFIDKTNARLLSASKLHRPVQINPDDDFQIEGVVTRSIRLHRQVRELASCML from the coding sequence ATGAAAATTATTCCCATTTATATTGAAGCCGGTATTTCAGGATTTGAATCTCCTGCGGCTGAGTATAAAGAACTAGGGTTATCTTTAGATCAGTTATTAATATCTAACCCTGATGCAACCTTTATTGGCTTAGCCAAAGGTCAATCGATGATAGAAGCAGGTATCTTTGATGGTGATTTACTTTTAGTTGATCGCGCCGAGGCACCTCAAGATGGAGACGTCATTGTCGCCAATTACAACGGTTGCTTTACTTGTAAGTTCATAGACAAAACAAATGCACGTTTATTATCTGCATCTAAATTACATAGACCTGTGCAAATAAACCCAGATGATGATTTTCAAATTGAAGGGGTTGTAACTCGCTCAATACGGCTTCATCGGCAAGTACGAGAGCTAGCTTCATGTATGCTTTAG
- the lolD gene encoding lipoprotein-releasing ABC transporter ATP-binding protein LolD has translation MNNVLVCQQLVKEYQQGPQTTAVLTGLDLTVKKGELLAIVGSSGCGKSTFLHLAGALDTPTSGSVEIDNIDIYGLSDSKRAEFRNKHLGFIYQFHHLMMEFSAEENVAMPLLIRGDKPKAALAEAKNMLAKVGLSHRTHHRPSELSGGERQRVAIARALVTKPSLVLADEPTGNLDFDTAEQIFQLIKELNRSENTSFVVVTHDLTLAGRMDRQLKLDHGKLLDV, from the coding sequence ATGAATAATGTGTTAGTGTGCCAGCAACTGGTTAAAGAATATCAGCAAGGGCCACAAACTACAGCAGTATTAACAGGTTTAGACTTAACCGTTAAAAAAGGCGAACTACTGGCTATAGTTGGTAGCTCAGGCTGCGGTAAAAGTACCTTCCTGCATTTGGCTGGAGCATTAGATACACCAACCTCTGGTAGTGTTGAAATTGATAATATTGATATCTATGGTTTGTCGGACTCAAAAAGAGCTGAGTTTAGAAATAAGCATTTAGGTTTTATTTATCAATTTCACCATTTAATGATGGAGTTTAGCGCCGAAGAAAATGTAGCTATGCCATTACTTATCCGTGGAGATAAACCCAAAGCCGCTCTGGCCGAAGCAAAAAATATGCTGGCGAAAGTAGGGCTTAGCCATAGAACGCATCATCGTCCATCAGAACTCTCTGGAGGTGAACGCCAACGTGTAGCTATTGCTCGAGCTTTGGTTACCAAACCTTCTTTAGTTTTAGCTGATGAGCCAACAGGTAATTTAGATTTTGATACTGCAGAACAAATATTTCAGTTAATTAAAGAGCTAAATCGCTCAGAAAATACTAGCTTTGTTGTTGTGACCCATGATTTGACCTTAGCTGGACGTATGGACAGACAATTAAAATTAGACCATGGAAAGTTACTTGATGTTTAA
- a CDS encoding DNA internalization-related competence protein ComEC/Rec2, protein MERWLLLFFIGACCALLLEQVPALYYLLLLALSCFCVAILTCFYKKLLPVLAWLFGFAYILFAASAHFSWSDNNKLDAKTLHLSELLIQGTVQTLIVGGNEDLRFNVEIQSINSQLLKQPFGARITFKQANIVLSQGDIVQLLVKVKPAHGFANQGSFSYQKWLLQNHLVVTGYVKKSSLNMVLEKSTSVRQALYNQLNKNLKQTLKPLILALSLGDKSQIDNPMWQVLQTTGTQHLMAISGLHLGLIAGFGFTLAKLIIWLLPKPLLSQRYLYLYPMIVSLVFACIYSYLAGFSMPTIRALIMLLWFYGLRIFCIKVTIIKWLLLSLCTIILIDPFAIFDASLYLSFSAVLVILFSFWRWGYLFVNRPKWQKMFLSLLLLQIAISLLLMPLTLLLFNKVSIVAPLANIIVVPWLSFTAIPTILIATLTLPIMPSLALWLFDIANYCLELGMDYLSWLAAFEYSTVSFSTPVLVIICLTPLTIFLQTLRLIHPKWVFISLLPTLVSIIGVEIGVQYWQKSNKYWLMTIFDVGHGVAVLIERNGEAILYDTGAAYPSGFNFVEAVIKPYLLTNRIDKIDLAIISHRDNDHAGGLPFLQKYNLVKSFSVNFSDLENNIPCTAGKFINWQGLTLKVLSPNNKVGTHNDESCVIEITDGKYKVLLPGDISNKVELQLLHNELLSKVDVLLAPHHGSKSSSSFSFVQFVQPKYVLYSSGFLNRWDMPVKEVVERYQQISAIELNTSIVGMVQFTFTKQGITYKTYRDNLLPFWPWQ, encoded by the coding sequence ATGGAACGGTGGTTGCTGTTATTTTTTATTGGTGCTTGCTGCGCGTTACTACTTGAGCAAGTACCGGCGTTATACTATCTATTATTGTTAGCGTTGTCTTGTTTTTGTGTCGCTATTCTTACCTGTTTTTATAAAAAGCTACTCCCAGTACTTGCTTGGCTTTTTGGCTTTGCTTATATCTTGTTCGCTGCAAGTGCTCATTTTTCATGGAGTGATAATAATAAATTAGATGCGAAGACCTTACATTTAAGCGAATTATTGATACAAGGCACAGTACAAACCTTGATCGTAGGTGGCAATGAAGATCTTCGTTTTAATGTTGAAATACAATCAATAAATTCACAACTGTTAAAACAGCCTTTTGGGGCTAGGATCACTTTTAAACAGGCAAACATAGTCCTTTCTCAAGGAGATATTGTGCAGTTGTTGGTTAAAGTAAAACCAGCCCATGGCTTTGCTAATCAAGGAAGCTTTTCTTATCAAAAATGGTTATTACAAAACCACCTTGTTGTTACTGGATATGTAAAAAAATCTTCCCTGAATATGGTGCTAGAAAAGTCAACAAGTGTGAGGCAAGCTCTTTACAATCAATTAAATAAAAATCTTAAACAAACGTTGAAGCCGTTAATTCTAGCCTTATCATTAGGTGATAAATCTCAAATTGATAACCCTATGTGGCAGGTGTTACAAACCACAGGTACTCAGCATTTAATGGCAATATCCGGTTTGCATTTGGGGCTTATAGCAGGGTTTGGTTTCACCTTGGCGAAGCTTATTATTTGGCTCTTGCCCAAACCATTACTATCACAACGTTATTTATACCTTTATCCGATGATTGTTAGTTTAGTTTTTGCCTGTATCTATTCATATCTGGCTGGATTTTCAATGCCAACAATTAGGGCATTAATTATGCTGCTATGGTTTTATGGACTAAGAATTTTTTGTATTAAGGTTACTATTATCAAGTGGCTGTTATTAAGTTTATGCACCATTATTTTAATAGACCCTTTTGCTATTTTCGATGCAAGTTTGTACTTATCTTTTAGCGCGGTATTGGTTATTTTATTTAGCTTTTGGCGTTGGGGGTATTTATTCGTAAACAGGCCTAAGTGGCAAAAAATGTTTTTGTCTTTATTGTTATTACAAATTGCTATCAGTTTATTGTTAATGCCACTGACATTATTGTTGTTTAATAAAGTTTCTATTGTTGCTCCTCTTGCTAACATTATCGTTGTACCTTGGTTGTCGTTCACCGCTATTCCTACTATTTTAATAGCGACGCTTACATTACCTATTATGCCTTCACTGGCTCTATGGTTATTTGATATTGCCAATTACTGTCTTGAACTTGGCATGGATTATCTTAGTTGGCTTGCTGCGTTCGAGTATTCTACCGTTTCATTTTCAACTCCTGTTCTCGTTATTATCTGTTTAACTCCCTTGACCATATTTTTGCAAACCTTGCGATTAATCCATCCCAAATGGGTGTTTATCTCATTATTGCCTACTTTGGTGAGTATAATTGGGGTTGAAATTGGTGTTCAGTATTGGCAAAAAAGTAATAAATACTGGTTGATGACGATATTTGATGTTGGCCATGGGGTAGCCGTGTTAATTGAAAGAAATGGCGAAGCCATTTTGTACGATACCGGTGCAGCTTATCCTAGTGGCTTTAATTTTGTTGAAGCTGTAATTAAGCCGTATTTACTAACGAACCGAATAGATAAAATTGATTTAGCTATTATAAGTCATCGTGATAATGATCATGCTGGCGGTTTACCTTTCTTGCAAAAATATAACCTAGTTAAATCTTTTTCGGTAAACTTTTCAGATTTAGAAAATAATATTCCTTGTACAGCCGGCAAGTTTATAAACTGGCAAGGGTTAACGTTAAAGGTGCTATCGCCTAATAATAAAGTAGGGACTCATAATGATGAGTCTTGTGTAATCGAGATAACCGATGGTAAATATAAAGTGCTATTGCCAGGAGATATATCTAATAAGGTCGAGTTGCAGCTGCTGCATAATGAACTATTGAGCAAGGTCGATGTGCTATTAGCGCCGCATCATGGTTCTAAAAGCTCTTCAAGTTTCAGCTTTGTACAATTTGTTCAGCCTAAATATGTGCTTTATAGCAGTGGTTTTTTAAATCGCTGGGATATGCCAGTCAAAGAGGTTGTTGAACGCTACCAACAAATTAGTGCTATAGAATTAAATACAAGTATTGTAGGAATGGTGCAATTTACGTTTACTAAACAGGGAATTACCTATAAAACTTATCGAGATAATTTGTTACCTTTTTGGCCTTGGCAATAA
- the lpxK gene encoding tetraacyldisaccharide 4'-kinase produces the protein MRLIEQAWYHNHPIKWLLLPFNVLFYLLSALRRILFNLGILKQPSLDIPVVIVGNIGVGGNGKTPVVIYLIEQLKQRGLKVGVISRGYGGEKRNSPLLLTNETTAEQAGDEPVLIFKRCQVPVVVSSDRVAAVNLLISQGCNMVISDDGLQHYRLKRDVELVIVDGKRRFGNGWLLPAGPLREGVWRLKTVDKVIINSGLADVNEQHMSLKGNKLVNVHDGSVVAVADFIDQHGKDNVVNAMAGIGNPERFFISLHELGFSLGQKIPFVDHHHFCETDFGQFSSNAPLLMTEKDAVKCSGIAPQNSWYLPVEAHFDDNQGEQLIDLIITRCKNYGF, from the coding sequence GTGCGTTTAATTGAACAGGCTTGGTATCACAATCACCCAATTAAATGGCTATTGCTGCCATTTAATGTGTTATTTTATTTGTTATCAGCCTTACGGCGCATTCTTTTTAATTTAGGCATTTTAAAGCAGCCATCACTGGATATTCCTGTTGTTATTGTTGGCAACATTGGTGTTGGCGGCAATGGTAAAACGCCAGTGGTTATTTACCTTATTGAACAACTAAAACAGCGCGGTTTAAAGGTTGGTGTCATTAGTAGAGGCTATGGCGGTGAAAAAAGAAATTCACCGTTGCTGTTAACCAATGAAACCACGGCAGAACAAGCCGGTGATGAACCCGTACTTATTTTTAAACGTTGCCAAGTACCTGTGGTAGTGAGTAGTGATAGAGTAGCCGCTGTTAACCTTTTAATTAGTCAAGGTTGTAATATGGTGATCAGCGATGACGGCTTGCAACATTATCGTTTAAAGCGTGATGTTGAGTTGGTGATCGTAGATGGTAAACGTCGCTTTGGTAATGGTTGGTTATTACCTGCTGGACCATTAAGAGAGGGGGTCTGGAGATTAAAAACCGTTGATAAAGTCATTATCAACAGCGGTCTTGCCGATGTAAATGAACAACATATGTCTTTAAAAGGCAATAAATTGGTTAATGTGCACGATGGTAGTGTTGTAGCCGTTGCTGATTTTATTGACCAACATGGTAAAGACAATGTTGTAAATGCCATGGCTGGAATTGGTAACCCTGAACGCTTTTTTATTAGCTTGCATGAGCTTGGATTCAGTCTTGGCCAAAAAATACCATTTGTTGATCATCATCACTTTTGCGAAACTGATTTTGGGCAATTTAGCTCAAATGCGCCGTTATTGATGACTGAAAAAGATGCAGTAAAGTGTTCGGGAATAGCCCCACAAAATAGCTGGTATTTACCAGTAGAAGCTCACTTTGATGATAATCAAGGTGAACAATTAATTGATTTAATAATAACGAGATGTAAAAACTATGGCTTTTGA
- the lolE gene encoding lipoprotein-releasing ABC transporter permease subunit LolE, translated as MFKPLSIFIGLRYVRSNRTKGFASFISASSTIGIGLGVMVLILVLSAMNGFERELAKRLLSVVPHGEYIAVTKPIDNWQQRVTHLESFEHVLGAAPVIKLGGLLQKGEQLKALEVRAVDVELETKVSKITDFISAGKWTDLTGQSLVIGKGIAKKLKVNVGDTVQLILPRLNGEQSNSQFAAPKKRNMTIAAIFDFGGAIDETLAYMPLKVGSEIAGLGDNVHGLRIAVDDVFQAPVIVRDIGQQLDIYVYMNDWTRTQGHVFNDIQLLRTVMFVVMLMVIAVASFNIVSSLFMAVNDKKGDIAILKTMGAKPKTIMLSFVYQGLVNGVLGAVIGALFGVYLSLNLTEIIRSIESMLNTKFLSGDVYFIDFLPTELDIRDVIFTVVAALILSLIATLYPAWRATKIDPAQVLGQGG; from the coding sequence ATGTTTAAACCATTAAGTATTTTTATCGGCTTACGCTACGTTCGCTCTAATCGAACCAAAGGTTTTGCCTCATTTATATCCGCATCTTCGACCATAGGCATTGGCTTAGGTGTGATGGTGCTTATATTAGTGCTGTCTGCAATGAATGGCTTTGAACGTGAATTGGCTAAGCGTTTGTTATCGGTTGTTCCTCATGGTGAGTATATTGCGGTTACTAAACCTATCGACAACTGGCAACAACGAGTTACTCATTTAGAGTCGTTTGAACATGTACTTGGCGCTGCACCGGTAATTAAATTAGGTGGTTTATTACAAAAGGGTGAGCAACTTAAAGCGTTAGAAGTTCGAGCCGTAGATGTTGAACTTGAAACTAAAGTTTCAAAAATAACTGATTTTATCAGCGCTGGAAAATGGACCGATTTAACCGGGCAATCTTTAGTGATAGGTAAAGGTATTGCTAAAAAATTAAAGGTTAACGTTGGCGATACCGTACAACTTATTTTGCCGAGGCTTAATGGCGAACAAAGTAACAGTCAATTTGCTGCGCCGAAAAAACGTAATATGACTATCGCTGCTATTTTTGATTTTGGCGGCGCCATCGATGAAACCCTGGCATACATGCCGTTAAAGGTTGGTAGCGAAATCGCAGGTCTAGGGGATAATGTCCACGGCTTAAGAATAGCCGTAGATGATGTATTTCAGGCTCCTGTCATTGTGAGAGATATTGGTCAACAGCTTGATATTTATGTGTACATGAATGATTGGACGCGTACCCAAGGGCATGTTTTTAATGATATTCAGCTACTGCGTACGGTCATGTTTGTGGTGATGTTAATGGTTATTGCCGTCGCTAGTTTTAATATCGTCTCGAGTTTATTTATGGCGGTAAATGATAAAAAAGGTGATATTGCCATTTTAAAAACCATGGGTGCTAAGCCTAAAACTATTATGTTGAGCTTTGTTTATCAAGGTTTGGTAAATGGCGTTCTTGGCGCAGTAATAGGTGCGTTATTTGGTGTGTATTTATCACTAAACTTGACCGAAATCATTCGTAGTATTGAATCGATGTTGAATACCAAGTTTTTATCTGGCGATGTTTATTTTATCGACTTTTTGCCAACTGAGTTAGATATACGAGACGTTATTTTTACCGTTGTAGCGGCGTTAATATTAAGTTTGATTGCAACCTTGTATCCTGCTTGGCGTGCAACGAAAATAGATCCTGCACAGGTGTTAGGGCAGGGAGGGTAG
- the kdsB gene encoding 3-deoxy-manno-octulosonate cytidylyltransferase, which produces MKFTVVIPARFQSTRLPGKVLADIDGKPMIQWVAEKALASGAERVIIATDNDEVETAVKAFGGEVCKTRSDHQSGTERLAEVVQQYQFNDDEIIVNVQGDEPFIPSQNIAQVAANLAGQNKARMSTLAVNIDSVAEALNPNAVKVLCDKDGYALYFSRATIPYDRQRFLNNDDIKEVGDFYLRHIGIYAYRAGFIKDYVQWPTSALENIEALEQLRVLWQGEKIHVEVAQSRLPVEGVDTPEDLEKARSYAASL; this is translated from the coding sequence ATGAAATTTACCGTAGTAATACCGGCCCGTTTCCAATCAACACGACTGCCGGGGAAGGTCTTGGCTGACATTGATGGAAAACCAATGATCCAATGGGTTGCTGAAAAAGCATTAGCCTCTGGTGCTGAGCGGGTTATTATTGCTACTGACAATGATGAAGTAGAAACTGCTGTAAAAGCTTTTGGTGGTGAAGTATGTAAAACCCGAAGCGATCATCAATCAGGTACTGAACGATTAGCTGAAGTTGTCCAGCAGTATCAATTTAATGATGACGAAATCATTGTTAATGTTCAAGGTGATGAACCATTTATTCCAAGTCAAAACATTGCCCAAGTTGCCGCTAACTTAGCTGGACAAAATAAAGCTCGTATGTCGACTCTGGCTGTTAATATTGACTCAGTTGCAGAAGCACTAAATCCTAATGCTGTTAAAGTGTTATGTGATAAAGATGGTTATGCATTGTATTTTTCACGAGCGACCATTCCCTATGATCGTCAGCGCTTTTTAAATAATGATGATATTAAAGAAGTAGGGGACTTTTATTTGCGACACATTGGCATTTATGCCTACCGCGCTGGGTTTATTAAAGACTACGTACAATGGCCAACAAGTGCTTTAGAGAATATTGAGGCGCTGGAGCAACTGCGAGTGCTTTGGCAAGGTGAAAAAATCCACGTAGAAGTTGCACAGTCGCGCTTGCCCGTTGAAGGGGTTGATACGCCAGAAGACTTAGAAAAAGCACGCAGTTATGCAGCAAGCTTGTAA